One stretch of Miscanthus floridulus cultivar M001 chromosome 18, ASM1932011v1, whole genome shotgun sequence DNA includes these proteins:
- the LOC136521056 gene encoding receptor-like cytosolic serine/threonine-protein kinase RBK1 isoform X3 — translation MAPTEEAGEDERLLKDLLASSSSSDKEAHAMSAGEDEENTETQSDDSTKGDCDYAGSVIEATVSSEDLNDRHGSAGDSNSQCAESDGACNQVPETSSESSNVECADEVPQIRSKSSNDEDSADEMPGTLSKSSSNDSSECADRSSPRAVLDISVSGSMDSDDSVSVEQSAESNHSVQWRNLISSLILRRKKSMGRAVTFPQRSKSRGLRGYLERMWSGKNQMDCSAIAPEILPEIGKWRPSWRSFDYNELCAATDSFSSEKMIGKGGHAEVYKGQLADGQCVAVKRLTKGGNKEDRVSDFLSELGIIAHVNHPNAAQLLGFSVEGGLHLVLQFSPHGSLASVLHGTKEPLKWKVRFNIALGIAEGLLYLHEGCHRRIIHRDIKASNILLTEDYQPQISDFGLAKWLPDKLTHHVVYPIEGTFGYMAPEYFMHGIINEKTDVFAYGVLLLELVTGRKAVDSSRQSLVIWAKPLLDANNIKELVDPSLGNEYDPEEMVYTLAVASLCIHHSSTTRPSMKSVVCFLKGDRESLELVRRPKIVKPLMFDSCDSEDYTRSSYLNDLNRHKQLALEQ, via the exons ATGGCTCCCACGGAAG AGGCAGGGGAGGACGAGCGGCTGCTCAAGGATCTTctcgcttcttcttcttcttcagataaGGAAG CCCATGCTATGTCTGCAGGAGAGGATGAAGAGAATACAGAGACACAGTCCGATGATTCTACTAAGGGGGATTGTGACTACGCCGGGTCTGTAATCGAAGCCACCGTATCGAGTGAAGATCTCAATGATAGGCATGGCAGTGCCGGTGACAGCAACAGCCAATGTGCTGAATCTGATGGTGCTTGCAATCAAGTGCCTGAAACGAGCTCTGAGAGCAGCAACGTCGAGTGCGCTGATGAAGTGCCTCAAATCAGATCCAAGAGCAGTAATGATGAAGATAGTGCTGATGAAATGCCGGGAACCCTCTCCAAGAGCAGTAGCAATGACAGCAGTGAGTGTGCTGATCGGAGCTCTCCGCGAGCTGTGTTAGATATCTCAGTATCTGGTAGCATGGACTCGGATGACAGTGTCTCAGTCGAGCAGTCAGCAGAGTCAAACCATAGTGTGCAGTGGAGGAACCTGATCAGCAGTCTAATACTTAGGAGAAAGAAGTCCATGGGCAGAGCAGTGACGTTCCCTCAGAGATCCAAGAGCAGAGGGCTTAGAGGGTACCTGGAGAGAATGTGGAGCGGTAAGAACCAAATGGACTGCAGTGCCATTGCTCCTGAGATCCTCCCTGAGATTGGGAAATGGAGGCCATCATGGCGAAGCTTTGACTACAACGAGCTTTGTGCTGCAACTGACAGTTTTAGTTCAG AGAAAATGATTGGGAAGGGAGGGCATGCCGAGGTATACAAAGGCCAGCTTGCTGATGGACAATGTGTGGCAGTGAAGAGATTAACAAAAGGCGGAAACAAAGAGGACAGAGTTAGCGATTTCTTATCTGAGCTTGGAATAATAGCCCATGTTAACCACCCAAACGCAGCACAGCTCTTGGGGTTCAGTGTGGAAGGGGGTTTGCACTTGGTTCTTCAGTTTTCACCTCACGGAAGCCTTGCTTCTGTTCTACATG GTACAAAGGAGCCCCTGAAGTGGAAAGTCAGGTTCAACATTGCACTTGGAATTGCTGAAGGGCTGCTTTATCTACATGAAGGCTGCCATCGCCGCATAATTCACAGAGACATCAAGGCATCTAATATCCTTTTAACTGAAGACTACCAACCTCAG ATATCAGATTTTGGGCTTGCAAAGTGGCTCCCTGACAAATTGACCCATCATGTTGTGTATCCCATTGAAGGCACATTCGG GTATATGGCCCCAGAATACTTCATGCATGGGATCATAAATGAGAAGACCGATGTGTTCGCATATGGAGTTCTACTTCTTGAACTAGTTACCGGGCGGAAAGCGGTGGACTCATCCAGACAGAGCCTAGTGATATGG GCAAAACCGCTGCTTGATGCGAACAACATCAAAGAGCTGGTGGATCCTTCCCTCGGCAACGAGTATGACCCTGAAGAGATGGTGTACACCCTAGCAGTGGCATCCTTGTGCATTCACCACAGCTCAACCACGAGGCCTAGTATGAAATCG GTAGTCTGTTTCTTGAAGGGAGACCGGGAGTCACTTGAGCTAGTGAGAAGGCCTAAAATCGTTAAGCCCCTGATGTTTGACTCGTGCGATTCAGAAGATTACACACGCTCGAGTTACCTCAACGATCTCAACCGGCACAAGCAGCTCGCATTAGAGCAGTGA
- the LOC136521056 gene encoding receptor-like cytosolic serine/threonine-protein kinase RBK1 isoform X4 has translation MAPTEEAGEDERLLKDLLASSSSSDKEGEDEENTETQSDDSTKGDCDYAGSVIEATVSSEDLNDRHGSAGDSNSQCAESDGACNQVPETSSESSNVECADEVPQIRSKSSNDEDSADEMPGTLSKSSSNDSSECADRSSPRAVLDISVSGSMDSDDSVSVEQSAESNHSVQWRNLISSLILRRKKSMGRAVTFPQRSKSRGLRGYLERMWSGKNQMDCSAIAPEILPEIGKWRPSWRSFDYNELCAATDSFSSEKMIGKGGHAEVYKGQLADGQCVAVKRLTKGGNKEDRVSDFLSELGIIAHVNHPNAAQLLGFSVEGGLHLVLQFSPHGSLASVLHGTKEPLKWKVRFNIALGIAEGLLYLHEGCHRRIIHRDIKASNILLTEDYQPQISDFGLAKWLPDKLTHHVVYPIEGTFGYMAPEYFMHGIINEKTDVFAYGVLLLELVTGRKAVDSSRQSLVIWAKPLLDANNIKELVDPSLGNEYDPEEMVYTLAVASLCIHHSSTTRPSMKSVVCFLKGDRESLELVRRPKIVKPLMFDSCDSEDYTRSSYLNDLNRHKQLALEQ, from the exons ATGGCTCCCACGGAAG AGGCAGGGGAGGACGAGCGGCTGCTCAAGGATCTTctcgcttcttcttcttcttcagataaGGAAG GAGAGGATGAAGAGAATACAGAGACACAGTCCGATGATTCTACTAAGGGGGATTGTGACTACGCCGGGTCTGTAATCGAAGCCACCGTATCGAGTGAAGATCTCAATGATAGGCATGGCAGTGCCGGTGACAGCAACAGCCAATGTGCTGAATCTGATGGTGCTTGCAATCAAGTGCCTGAAACGAGCTCTGAGAGCAGCAACGTCGAGTGCGCTGATGAAGTGCCTCAAATCAGATCCAAGAGCAGTAATGATGAAGATAGTGCTGATGAAATGCCGGGAACCCTCTCCAAGAGCAGTAGCAATGACAGCAGTGAGTGTGCTGATCGGAGCTCTCCGCGAGCTGTGTTAGATATCTCAGTATCTGGTAGCATGGACTCGGATGACAGTGTCTCAGTCGAGCAGTCAGCAGAGTCAAACCATAGTGTGCAGTGGAGGAACCTGATCAGCAGTCTAATACTTAGGAGAAAGAAGTCCATGGGCAGAGCAGTGACGTTCCCTCAGAGATCCAAGAGCAGAGGGCTTAGAGGGTACCTGGAGAGAATGTGGAGCGGTAAGAACCAAATGGACTGCAGTGCCATTGCTCCTGAGATCCTCCCTGAGATTGGGAAATGGAGGCCATCATGGCGAAGCTTTGACTACAACGAGCTTTGTGCTGCAACTGACAGTTTTAGTTCAG AGAAAATGATTGGGAAGGGAGGGCATGCCGAGGTATACAAAGGCCAGCTTGCTGATGGACAATGTGTGGCAGTGAAGAGATTAACAAAAGGCGGAAACAAAGAGGACAGAGTTAGCGATTTCTTATCTGAGCTTGGAATAATAGCCCATGTTAACCACCCAAACGCAGCACAGCTCTTGGGGTTCAGTGTGGAAGGGGGTTTGCACTTGGTTCTTCAGTTTTCACCTCACGGAAGCCTTGCTTCTGTTCTACATG GTACAAAGGAGCCCCTGAAGTGGAAAGTCAGGTTCAACATTGCACTTGGAATTGCTGAAGGGCTGCTTTATCTACATGAAGGCTGCCATCGCCGCATAATTCACAGAGACATCAAGGCATCTAATATCCTTTTAACTGAAGACTACCAACCTCAG ATATCAGATTTTGGGCTTGCAAAGTGGCTCCCTGACAAATTGACCCATCATGTTGTGTATCCCATTGAAGGCACATTCGG GTATATGGCCCCAGAATACTTCATGCATGGGATCATAAATGAGAAGACCGATGTGTTCGCATATGGAGTTCTACTTCTTGAACTAGTTACCGGGCGGAAAGCGGTGGACTCATCCAGACAGAGCCTAGTGATATGG GCAAAACCGCTGCTTGATGCGAACAACATCAAAGAGCTGGTGGATCCTTCCCTCGGCAACGAGTATGACCCTGAAGAGATGGTGTACACCCTAGCAGTGGCATCCTTGTGCATTCACCACAGCTCAACCACGAGGCCTAGTATGAAATCG GTAGTCTGTTTCTTGAAGGGAGACCGGGAGTCACTTGAGCTAGTGAGAAGGCCTAAAATCGTTAAGCCCCTGATGTTTGACTCGTGCGATTCAGAAGATTACACACGCTCGAGTTACCTCAACGATCTCAACCGGCACAAGCAGCTCGCATTAGAGCAGTGA
- the LOC136521056 gene encoding receptor-like cytosolic serine/threonine-protein kinase RBK1 isoform X6, with protein MAPTEGEDEENTETQSDDSTKGDCDYAGSVIEATVSSEDLNDRHGSAGDSNSQCAESDGACNQVPETSSESSNVECADEVPQIRSKSSNDEDSADEMPGTLSKSSSNDSSECADRSSPRAVLDISVSGSMDSDDSVSVEQSAESNHSVQWRNLISSLILRRKKSMGRAVTFPQRSKSRGLRGYLERMWSGKNQMDCSAIAPEILPEIGKWRPSWRSFDYNELCAATDSFSSEKMIGKGGHAEVYKGQLADGQCVAVKRLTKGGNKEDRVSDFLSELGIIAHVNHPNAAQLLGFSVEGGLHLVLQFSPHGSLASVLHGTKEPLKWKVRFNIALGIAEGLLYLHEGCHRRIIHRDIKASNILLTEDYQPQISDFGLAKWLPDKLTHHVVYPIEGTFGYMAPEYFMHGIINEKTDVFAYGVLLLELVTGRKAVDSSRQSLVIWAKPLLDANNIKELVDPSLGNEYDPEEMVYTLAVASLCIHHSSTTRPSMKSVVCFLKGDRESLELVRRPKIVKPLMFDSCDSEDYTRSSYLNDLNRHKQLALEQ; from the exons ATGGCTCCCACGGAAG GAGAGGATGAAGAGAATACAGAGACACAGTCCGATGATTCTACTAAGGGGGATTGTGACTACGCCGGGTCTGTAATCGAAGCCACCGTATCGAGTGAAGATCTCAATGATAGGCATGGCAGTGCCGGTGACAGCAACAGCCAATGTGCTGAATCTGATGGTGCTTGCAATCAAGTGCCTGAAACGAGCTCTGAGAGCAGCAACGTCGAGTGCGCTGATGAAGTGCCTCAAATCAGATCCAAGAGCAGTAATGATGAAGATAGTGCTGATGAAATGCCGGGAACCCTCTCCAAGAGCAGTAGCAATGACAGCAGTGAGTGTGCTGATCGGAGCTCTCCGCGAGCTGTGTTAGATATCTCAGTATCTGGTAGCATGGACTCGGATGACAGTGTCTCAGTCGAGCAGTCAGCAGAGTCAAACCATAGTGTGCAGTGGAGGAACCTGATCAGCAGTCTAATACTTAGGAGAAAGAAGTCCATGGGCAGAGCAGTGACGTTCCCTCAGAGATCCAAGAGCAGAGGGCTTAGAGGGTACCTGGAGAGAATGTGGAGCGGTAAGAACCAAATGGACTGCAGTGCCATTGCTCCTGAGATCCTCCCTGAGATTGGGAAATGGAGGCCATCATGGCGAAGCTTTGACTACAACGAGCTTTGTGCTGCAACTGACAGTTTTAGTTCAG AGAAAATGATTGGGAAGGGAGGGCATGCCGAGGTATACAAAGGCCAGCTTGCTGATGGACAATGTGTGGCAGTGAAGAGATTAACAAAAGGCGGAAACAAAGAGGACAGAGTTAGCGATTTCTTATCTGAGCTTGGAATAATAGCCCATGTTAACCACCCAAACGCAGCACAGCTCTTGGGGTTCAGTGTGGAAGGGGGTTTGCACTTGGTTCTTCAGTTTTCACCTCACGGAAGCCTTGCTTCTGTTCTACATG GTACAAAGGAGCCCCTGAAGTGGAAAGTCAGGTTCAACATTGCACTTGGAATTGCTGAAGGGCTGCTTTATCTACATGAAGGCTGCCATCGCCGCATAATTCACAGAGACATCAAGGCATCTAATATCCTTTTAACTGAAGACTACCAACCTCAG ATATCAGATTTTGGGCTTGCAAAGTGGCTCCCTGACAAATTGACCCATCATGTTGTGTATCCCATTGAAGGCACATTCGG GTATATGGCCCCAGAATACTTCATGCATGGGATCATAAATGAGAAGACCGATGTGTTCGCATATGGAGTTCTACTTCTTGAACTAGTTACCGGGCGGAAAGCGGTGGACTCATCCAGACAGAGCCTAGTGATATGG GCAAAACCGCTGCTTGATGCGAACAACATCAAAGAGCTGGTGGATCCTTCCCTCGGCAACGAGTATGACCCTGAAGAGATGGTGTACACCCTAGCAGTGGCATCCTTGTGCATTCACCACAGCTCAACCACGAGGCCTAGTATGAAATCG GTAGTCTGTTTCTTGAAGGGAGACCGGGAGTCACTTGAGCTAGTGAGAAGGCCTAAAATCGTTAAGCCCCTGATGTTTGACTCGTGCGATTCAGAAGATTACACACGCTCGAGTTACCTCAACGATCTCAACCGGCACAAGCAGCTCGCATTAGAGCAGTGA
- the LOC136521056 gene encoding receptor-like cytosolic serine/threonine-protein kinase RBK1 isoform X2 has translation MVKLREFFLLGPAEAGEDERLLKDLLASSSSSDKEGEDEENTETQSDDSTKGDCDYAGSVIEATVSSEDLNDRHGSAGDSNSQCAESDGACNQVPETSSESSNVECADEVPQIRSKSSNDEDSADEMPGTLSKSSSNDSSECADRSSPRAVLDISVSGSMDSDDSVSVEQSAESNHSVQWRNLISSLILRRKKSMGRAVTFPQRSKSRGLRGYLERMWSGKNQMDCSAIAPEILPEIGKWRPSWRSFDYNELCAATDSFSSEKMIGKGGHAEVYKGQLADGQCVAVKRLTKGGNKEDRVSDFLSELGIIAHVNHPNAAQLLGFSVEGGLHLVLQFSPHGSLASVLHGTKEPLKWKVRFNIALGIAEGLLYLHEGCHRRIIHRDIKASNILLTEDYQPQISDFGLAKWLPDKLTHHVVYPIEGTFGYMAPEYFMHGIINEKTDVFAYGVLLLELVTGRKAVDSSRQSLVIWAKPLLDANNIKELVDPSLGNEYDPEEMVYTLAVASLCIHHSSTTRPSMKSVVCFLKGDRESLELVRRPKIVKPLMFDSCDSEDYTRSSYLNDLNRHKQLALEQ, from the exons ATGGTGAAACTGAGGGAGTTTTTCCTGCTTGGTCCCGCAGAGGCAGGGGAGGACGAGCGGCTGCTCAAGGATCTTctcgcttcttcttcttcttcagataaGGAAG GAGAGGATGAAGAGAATACAGAGACACAGTCCGATGATTCTACTAAGGGGGATTGTGACTACGCCGGGTCTGTAATCGAAGCCACCGTATCGAGTGAAGATCTCAATGATAGGCATGGCAGTGCCGGTGACAGCAACAGCCAATGTGCTGAATCTGATGGTGCTTGCAATCAAGTGCCTGAAACGAGCTCTGAGAGCAGCAACGTCGAGTGCGCTGATGAAGTGCCTCAAATCAGATCCAAGAGCAGTAATGATGAAGATAGTGCTGATGAAATGCCGGGAACCCTCTCCAAGAGCAGTAGCAATGACAGCAGTGAGTGTGCTGATCGGAGCTCTCCGCGAGCTGTGTTAGATATCTCAGTATCTGGTAGCATGGACTCGGATGACAGTGTCTCAGTCGAGCAGTCAGCAGAGTCAAACCATAGTGTGCAGTGGAGGAACCTGATCAGCAGTCTAATACTTAGGAGAAAGAAGTCCATGGGCAGAGCAGTGACGTTCCCTCAGAGATCCAAGAGCAGAGGGCTTAGAGGGTACCTGGAGAGAATGTGGAGCGGTAAGAACCAAATGGACTGCAGTGCCATTGCTCCTGAGATCCTCCCTGAGATTGGGAAATGGAGGCCATCATGGCGAAGCTTTGACTACAACGAGCTTTGTGCTGCAACTGACAGTTTTAGTTCAG AGAAAATGATTGGGAAGGGAGGGCATGCCGAGGTATACAAAGGCCAGCTTGCTGATGGACAATGTGTGGCAGTGAAGAGATTAACAAAAGGCGGAAACAAAGAGGACAGAGTTAGCGATTTCTTATCTGAGCTTGGAATAATAGCCCATGTTAACCACCCAAACGCAGCACAGCTCTTGGGGTTCAGTGTGGAAGGGGGTTTGCACTTGGTTCTTCAGTTTTCACCTCACGGAAGCCTTGCTTCTGTTCTACATG GTACAAAGGAGCCCCTGAAGTGGAAAGTCAGGTTCAACATTGCACTTGGAATTGCTGAAGGGCTGCTTTATCTACATGAAGGCTGCCATCGCCGCATAATTCACAGAGACATCAAGGCATCTAATATCCTTTTAACTGAAGACTACCAACCTCAG ATATCAGATTTTGGGCTTGCAAAGTGGCTCCCTGACAAATTGACCCATCATGTTGTGTATCCCATTGAAGGCACATTCGG GTATATGGCCCCAGAATACTTCATGCATGGGATCATAAATGAGAAGACCGATGTGTTCGCATATGGAGTTCTACTTCTTGAACTAGTTACCGGGCGGAAAGCGGTGGACTCATCCAGACAGAGCCTAGTGATATGG GCAAAACCGCTGCTTGATGCGAACAACATCAAAGAGCTGGTGGATCCTTCCCTCGGCAACGAGTATGACCCTGAAGAGATGGTGTACACCCTAGCAGTGGCATCCTTGTGCATTCACCACAGCTCAACCACGAGGCCTAGTATGAAATCG GTAGTCTGTTTCTTGAAGGGAGACCGGGAGTCACTTGAGCTAGTGAGAAGGCCTAAAATCGTTAAGCCCCTGATGTTTGACTCGTGCGATTCAGAAGATTACACACGCTCGAGTTACCTCAACGATCTCAACCGGCACAAGCAGCTCGCATTAGAGCAGTGA
- the LOC136521056 gene encoding receptor-like cytosolic serine/threonine-protein kinase RBK1 isoform X1 — MVKLREFFLLGPAEAGEDERLLKDLLASSSSSDKEAHAMSAGEDEENTETQSDDSTKGDCDYAGSVIEATVSSEDLNDRHGSAGDSNSQCAESDGACNQVPETSSESSNVECADEVPQIRSKSSNDEDSADEMPGTLSKSSSNDSSECADRSSPRAVLDISVSGSMDSDDSVSVEQSAESNHSVQWRNLISSLILRRKKSMGRAVTFPQRSKSRGLRGYLERMWSGKNQMDCSAIAPEILPEIGKWRPSWRSFDYNELCAATDSFSSEKMIGKGGHAEVYKGQLADGQCVAVKRLTKGGNKEDRVSDFLSELGIIAHVNHPNAAQLLGFSVEGGLHLVLQFSPHGSLASVLHGTKEPLKWKVRFNIALGIAEGLLYLHEGCHRRIIHRDIKASNILLTEDYQPQISDFGLAKWLPDKLTHHVVYPIEGTFGYMAPEYFMHGIINEKTDVFAYGVLLLELVTGRKAVDSSRQSLVIWAKPLLDANNIKELVDPSLGNEYDPEEMVYTLAVASLCIHHSSTTRPSMKSVVCFLKGDRESLELVRRPKIVKPLMFDSCDSEDYTRSSYLNDLNRHKQLALEQ; from the exons ATGGTGAAACTGAGGGAGTTTTTCCTGCTTGGTCCCGCAGAGGCAGGGGAGGACGAGCGGCTGCTCAAGGATCTTctcgcttcttcttcttcttcagataaGGAAG CCCATGCTATGTCTGCAGGAGAGGATGAAGAGAATACAGAGACACAGTCCGATGATTCTACTAAGGGGGATTGTGACTACGCCGGGTCTGTAATCGAAGCCACCGTATCGAGTGAAGATCTCAATGATAGGCATGGCAGTGCCGGTGACAGCAACAGCCAATGTGCTGAATCTGATGGTGCTTGCAATCAAGTGCCTGAAACGAGCTCTGAGAGCAGCAACGTCGAGTGCGCTGATGAAGTGCCTCAAATCAGATCCAAGAGCAGTAATGATGAAGATAGTGCTGATGAAATGCCGGGAACCCTCTCCAAGAGCAGTAGCAATGACAGCAGTGAGTGTGCTGATCGGAGCTCTCCGCGAGCTGTGTTAGATATCTCAGTATCTGGTAGCATGGACTCGGATGACAGTGTCTCAGTCGAGCAGTCAGCAGAGTCAAACCATAGTGTGCAGTGGAGGAACCTGATCAGCAGTCTAATACTTAGGAGAAAGAAGTCCATGGGCAGAGCAGTGACGTTCCCTCAGAGATCCAAGAGCAGAGGGCTTAGAGGGTACCTGGAGAGAATGTGGAGCGGTAAGAACCAAATGGACTGCAGTGCCATTGCTCCTGAGATCCTCCCTGAGATTGGGAAATGGAGGCCATCATGGCGAAGCTTTGACTACAACGAGCTTTGTGCTGCAACTGACAGTTTTAGTTCAG AGAAAATGATTGGGAAGGGAGGGCATGCCGAGGTATACAAAGGCCAGCTTGCTGATGGACAATGTGTGGCAGTGAAGAGATTAACAAAAGGCGGAAACAAAGAGGACAGAGTTAGCGATTTCTTATCTGAGCTTGGAATAATAGCCCATGTTAACCACCCAAACGCAGCACAGCTCTTGGGGTTCAGTGTGGAAGGGGGTTTGCACTTGGTTCTTCAGTTTTCACCTCACGGAAGCCTTGCTTCTGTTCTACATG GTACAAAGGAGCCCCTGAAGTGGAAAGTCAGGTTCAACATTGCACTTGGAATTGCTGAAGGGCTGCTTTATCTACATGAAGGCTGCCATCGCCGCATAATTCACAGAGACATCAAGGCATCTAATATCCTTTTAACTGAAGACTACCAACCTCAG ATATCAGATTTTGGGCTTGCAAAGTGGCTCCCTGACAAATTGACCCATCATGTTGTGTATCCCATTGAAGGCACATTCGG GTATATGGCCCCAGAATACTTCATGCATGGGATCATAAATGAGAAGACCGATGTGTTCGCATATGGAGTTCTACTTCTTGAACTAGTTACCGGGCGGAAAGCGGTGGACTCATCCAGACAGAGCCTAGTGATATGG GCAAAACCGCTGCTTGATGCGAACAACATCAAAGAGCTGGTGGATCCTTCCCTCGGCAACGAGTATGACCCTGAAGAGATGGTGTACACCCTAGCAGTGGCATCCTTGTGCATTCACCACAGCTCAACCACGAGGCCTAGTATGAAATCG GTAGTCTGTTTCTTGAAGGGAGACCGGGAGTCACTTGAGCTAGTGAGAAGGCCTAAAATCGTTAAGCCCCTGATGTTTGACTCGTGCGATTCAGAAGATTACACACGCTCGAGTTACCTCAACGATCTCAACCGGCACAAGCAGCTCGCATTAGAGCAGTGA
- the LOC136521056 gene encoding receptor-like cytosolic serine/threonine-protein kinase RBK1 isoform X5, with amino-acid sequence MAPTEAHAMSAGEDEENTETQSDDSTKGDCDYAGSVIEATVSSEDLNDRHGSAGDSNSQCAESDGACNQVPETSSESSNVECADEVPQIRSKSSNDEDSADEMPGTLSKSSSNDSSECADRSSPRAVLDISVSGSMDSDDSVSVEQSAESNHSVQWRNLISSLILRRKKSMGRAVTFPQRSKSRGLRGYLERMWSGKNQMDCSAIAPEILPEIGKWRPSWRSFDYNELCAATDSFSSEKMIGKGGHAEVYKGQLADGQCVAVKRLTKGGNKEDRVSDFLSELGIIAHVNHPNAAQLLGFSVEGGLHLVLQFSPHGSLASVLHGTKEPLKWKVRFNIALGIAEGLLYLHEGCHRRIIHRDIKASNILLTEDYQPQISDFGLAKWLPDKLTHHVVYPIEGTFGYMAPEYFMHGIINEKTDVFAYGVLLLELVTGRKAVDSSRQSLVIWAKPLLDANNIKELVDPSLGNEYDPEEMVYTLAVASLCIHHSSTTRPSMKSVVCFLKGDRESLELVRRPKIVKPLMFDSCDSEDYTRSSYLNDLNRHKQLALEQ; translated from the exons ATGGCTCCCACGGAAG CCCATGCTATGTCTGCAGGAGAGGATGAAGAGAATACAGAGACACAGTCCGATGATTCTACTAAGGGGGATTGTGACTACGCCGGGTCTGTAATCGAAGCCACCGTATCGAGTGAAGATCTCAATGATAGGCATGGCAGTGCCGGTGACAGCAACAGCCAATGTGCTGAATCTGATGGTGCTTGCAATCAAGTGCCTGAAACGAGCTCTGAGAGCAGCAACGTCGAGTGCGCTGATGAAGTGCCTCAAATCAGATCCAAGAGCAGTAATGATGAAGATAGTGCTGATGAAATGCCGGGAACCCTCTCCAAGAGCAGTAGCAATGACAGCAGTGAGTGTGCTGATCGGAGCTCTCCGCGAGCTGTGTTAGATATCTCAGTATCTGGTAGCATGGACTCGGATGACAGTGTCTCAGTCGAGCAGTCAGCAGAGTCAAACCATAGTGTGCAGTGGAGGAACCTGATCAGCAGTCTAATACTTAGGAGAAAGAAGTCCATGGGCAGAGCAGTGACGTTCCCTCAGAGATCCAAGAGCAGAGGGCTTAGAGGGTACCTGGAGAGAATGTGGAGCGGTAAGAACCAAATGGACTGCAGTGCCATTGCTCCTGAGATCCTCCCTGAGATTGGGAAATGGAGGCCATCATGGCGAAGCTTTGACTACAACGAGCTTTGTGCTGCAACTGACAGTTTTAGTTCAG AGAAAATGATTGGGAAGGGAGGGCATGCCGAGGTATACAAAGGCCAGCTTGCTGATGGACAATGTGTGGCAGTGAAGAGATTAACAAAAGGCGGAAACAAAGAGGACAGAGTTAGCGATTTCTTATCTGAGCTTGGAATAATAGCCCATGTTAACCACCCAAACGCAGCACAGCTCTTGGGGTTCAGTGTGGAAGGGGGTTTGCACTTGGTTCTTCAGTTTTCACCTCACGGAAGCCTTGCTTCTGTTCTACATG GTACAAAGGAGCCCCTGAAGTGGAAAGTCAGGTTCAACATTGCACTTGGAATTGCTGAAGGGCTGCTTTATCTACATGAAGGCTGCCATCGCCGCATAATTCACAGAGACATCAAGGCATCTAATATCCTTTTAACTGAAGACTACCAACCTCAG ATATCAGATTTTGGGCTTGCAAAGTGGCTCCCTGACAAATTGACCCATCATGTTGTGTATCCCATTGAAGGCACATTCGG GTATATGGCCCCAGAATACTTCATGCATGGGATCATAAATGAGAAGACCGATGTGTTCGCATATGGAGTTCTACTTCTTGAACTAGTTACCGGGCGGAAAGCGGTGGACTCATCCAGACAGAGCCTAGTGATATGG GCAAAACCGCTGCTTGATGCGAACAACATCAAAGAGCTGGTGGATCCTTCCCTCGGCAACGAGTATGACCCTGAAGAGATGGTGTACACCCTAGCAGTGGCATCCTTGTGCATTCACCACAGCTCAACCACGAGGCCTAGTATGAAATCG GTAGTCTGTTTCTTGAAGGGAGACCGGGAGTCACTTGAGCTAGTGAGAAGGCCTAAAATCGTTAAGCCCCTGATGTTTGACTCGTGCGATTCAGAAGATTACACACGCTCGAGTTACCTCAACGATCTCAACCGGCACAAGCAGCTCGCATTAGAGCAGTGA